The genomic segment AGCTATTTCCGCACGATTACCACGTATACGTATCCCCACATAGCAATTTGGATGAAGATATCAGGAAACTCTTACCTTCAGTTGGCGAAACATGAAGATGCTTGAGTGATCCCACCTCTTTGTTTTGCGTTGGTTAATGTTTAGAGAAAAATACGAGTCATTTTAGTGTTACGAGCACAACATTTTAACAAACCATAattatttcatatgaaaatgtaCTGATTGATATCGACCGGGTTCAAGCCCATAATGATGAATTTaataatgaacaataaaatgaaatttatcaaaGGGAAAtagcaaaaacaaaattataacgCCATGACGTCCGACGAGGGTGAACTCTTGGTTCAGTCCGGTAGATACGACCGACGATTAGAAATTAGTGACTTTATCCCTTGGCGACTGCAGAGCAAGTTCCATACCGGATCGAAATTGACGCAGAAGTCAATCAGGTGGACTGTTGTGTGATGGGTAATTTACGTATGCCGAAAGTTCCTGTTATCAATATGAAACAATATGAATCtgtagattttcgatcggactcgaacccacaaagTACAGCTTctagtcacctagcgaagacctCACGGTCAAAACCGCTGCACCAAATTCCCACCCTTAAaatagagtggttcaataaccgagcttagTTGTTACAATTATCGTGACTGCAATTCCGATATCCAAGATTGATCATATGAACACTATGGCGCCCTGATCTGACACAATAAATCATAGAGCAATAGATACAGAAGCAGAACTAGGACGATGGTAACTTGATTTATTAAAAGATTATGGATAGTGGTTAAACTTGACCAAGAATTGACAGTACTTGAGGGATTTTGTAAGCAACGCTTTTCTAAATTCGACAGGATATTTTGTTCGAACATCAGGGTAAACAGAAAAGACATTTATCGTTAGTTATGCAAGAACAATCATGAAAGAAATAAACAGTTTTTAGGAGCACCTTTTTTCATTGGTATCCCGATGACTTGCATCTCGCACAAATAAATTGAACGGATATTAGTGGTTTCTTTCCTGATTGTAACATATCTACCAATGACTGGACCAGGTGTACACTCTAGATACGCCTCTCCTTGAGCTTCTTTTCCTCGATCATCTTCAAGATGTCCGCAATCTGTGACTGTCGGATTGTCATCTCCTCCTTTGATCTCAATCACAGTAGTGTGAAAATAACCTGGAATTCGGATGTATGTAAAACGAGTGTACTCTTTTGTATCAATATGTCTATCTTTAGGAAGAGTACATGCGCAAAAAATATTCCATTCGTCTAAGAATTGCACAcacacatccatacatccatctaTCCCTCCATCCATACATTATATACGATCTTTGATACTTACATCCATACCCTGTCTTCGATGTTGCACATATTGGTGCATACGTCAGTTTGACGGCTTCGATGAGACACTCTTCCCCCAAGTCAATCCTGAAAGCCGGGCCGACAACCAAAGTACCAGAATCTGCACAGGTTTGCGTATTGCCGTCCACCAGGAACTGATACGTGTCCAGAGTATCTCCAGTTAGATGAATTCCCTTCACTGGTTTATTCAAAGCCACGTTGTATATGACTTAGGCGTTGGCAGAAATTAGAAATAAGTCGTGGACAATATGAAAATCGCGTCTTTGAAAAACTTCAAAGCCTGTTATTAAAAACTTAAATCTAAAAAACCGATAATATTATTCTTCTGGAAGTACACTACTACTGAAGTAGATGCTTTGGGAAGAGTAAAAATACCCGGAAATATTCACCTAAAAAGatttaaaatgcaactaaaCAGATATTCTTATCTGCTTCGCGTTCTGTTTACCTGACAATTCTCTTATGGGTTTGATAACTGGATGAAAGTACTTCGAAACAAATGCGACTTTTGCGAACGGATTCCTCAAAGGAAACGAGGGTTACAAAAGTCAGTGGCTACATAATTCTCGTAAATTTGATTTAAAGAAGTACGACATAACTTAAATATAATACCTGGAGAGGCTCCAAGCGAGCCAGTAAGTACAACGCCGACGGCCACAATGACTCCGACGAGGTTCATCTCAGATACCAAGCTGGAAAAGAAGGACAAGTAAATTATGTTCGTGTTTCTTATCTGCCTCCCGTAAAGATGCAGCAACAATTGGTCTTGCATAACCTGTAGAAATGAATACATAATGAACTTTTCCGGACAGTTCTATGCTTGTACCGGACACTCTTTATATTAAGCGTCCGCTCAGAGGAGGACTGTTggaaatgtaaaacaatattgTTACACAAAAATACTGTTAGTCAATTTCCTGAGTCAAAAGTGTGCATTtttcagtctctctctctctctctctctctctctctctctctctctctctctctctctctctctctctctccgcgaTAGTGAATACTGGTTGCAAAATGTTAGCATTATGTCTCCTCTTAATTACGTATATCATCCTGAAGTTACACattctctcattttttattGGTAAACAGAAAGTCAAAAGAAAGCAAACCCTTTATGAAAATTATACAACGAGACGGCATCAAAAGTATGGTAATCATGAAAGTGGTTAGATCATCGAAATAGATGTATTGTGGTCGGATTAAAGTTGAGCAAGTATTGATTTAACTTGTGCATCACACTTTTATCAGAGACTTGAAACGAGTACTAATGAGAACTGATCAAACTAGCCAGTCTAGAAGAAGTAAAGATCAAGATGTAATTGCACATTAAATCGGACCAAGTGTTACGTATAACCTGATTGAGGTAAAGTTAAATCAATAATAAAGATGATACTCACGTACGCTCCTAGAATGTGGGACCGGTTGAATATTTCTAGAGTCGTCCTTGTTATCAAATATTTTAACATCGTCTTATATAGCCTTTATTGAGGTACTGTTCATGCGGCAGTGTACGATTGGTCGACATAAACTGTATTCAAATCATCATAATTGGCAGTAGTCTGGTGTAGTTAATAGGCATACGTATCAATATATAAAAGGTGTTGTCATCTTTTTTCCAAAACTCTCAAACTCTCAAACAGTGCTCGATGCCAAAAGCAAAGCGTTAAAAATAATAACCCAAATTATAATAAtccaaattacttcaagtacaaagtaatggtatCTGCTACTCAAGTTTCATGCAGTGAAGTAACAGATAATTACTTTCAAGTTGAAGTAATCGTTGCAAATACCCAATGTCATTCCGAGCCACTGtttaattttaatgtttctAAGGAAATTAAATGTGGTGACCGAGATAGAAGCACACATGCGAACGGTATTTACCTTTGGTATCTTAATTGTTACATGACGAATCCTTAATTGCATCTGTCTTTCTTGTTCATTTCACCACGTTATTAATTAGCATACTGCGCAGTTCACCGAAGTGTTCAATGCGTGAAAAGATAAGCATCCCCGTCAGCGCGTTTGACTGCAACTTTTTATAAAAAGTTGCAGTCAGACGCGCTGACGGGGATGCTTATCTTTTCATGCATTGAACACTTCGGTGAACTGCGCAGTAACAACAAATGTACACTTACGGATATCAGAGTGACGTAAGCTTTTTTGGCAACACGAAAATTTATCATGAAATCATTTTAATTCATAGTACTGAATTCAAATCGCAATGATGTCTGTTTAACGGATAAAACAGACAGGAAAACCGGCAATACTTAATGAACAGGTCAATTAAGTTTGCTAGGAACATGCATGCAAACTTTCATTATCGTTTAATTATCGTTTTATTTACAGATGACGGGTGAACAATGAAACAGGTAACACCCGGTAACAAATGAATATTTAGAGATAATGGCGCATTAGATGACAGAATCTAACAATGAAGTAATTGCCCTCCATTGTCTTGAAATCACTCGCTGTAAAGGCAGGTTTAATGTCGTAGACTGTAATGCGTCACAGGGggaaataaaatcatatttaaaaacaaaaacttttcaatgtatttgaaaaaatttggCAGATGTGCATTTAATGGGAGTCGCAATTAACAATGACCTCGCTGAAGACTGTCAATATAATTGCCATGACAATAACAGCTTTCACGTCGCAATTTATcgtgatgacattttgcacctTTAACTTGAGACCTAAAAAGTTAGAATTCCATGCAGCAATGTATATTTAAAACTGTTCTTTAAACTTTATTGAATCGTTAGGCTTCCTACTTTTTCCtcatatatttttacaatttagtTTTGACACGCATCCTGATGACTACATGACATTTGAAGTACGTTTCGTTAACTAAACATTACTTTTCAGTGCGTCATGTCGATAGGTCACCGCATCTAATGTTAATATTCATGTACCGCTAGCTGAAAGCCTAGAAATACGGTAGCATACATTGTAAAGTCTGTGTATTGTACAAGGTTTGATTCCAAATGAAAACCGGCTGGTACTTTGAAAGACGCTCGGCTGTAGTACTGTCTATGGCACTGTGACTTGCGTTTGTGAATGTCATACAGATACGTAAAGGTTGTTTGGTAAACTCTGAGGTGGCCCGCTAGAGGAAATCAGAGGGACCTGAAATATCTATAATAGTCTGTGGGCCGAACTCTAAAAAAGGCTCTAGAAATTGAATTTCGTTCAGAGGATCTTTTACCTACAAGATGTCAGCTGAAAATGATTGTTCATAATACACTGattttaaaaagtgaattttcaagaaaaaagtgaGCTTCAGGAATgagaatttttgaccaaaaattgaggttttctccattttttggtgaaaatgaAGAAATCT from the Ptychodera flava strain L36383 chromosome 2, AS_Pfla_20210202, whole genome shotgun sequence genome contains:
- the LOC139151763 gene encoding uncharacterized protein isoform X1; this translates as MLKYLITRTTLEIFNRSHILGALVSEMNLVGVIVAVGVVLTGSLGASPVIYNVALNKPVKGIHLTGDTLDTYQFLVDGNTQTCADSGTLVVGPAFRIDLGEECLIEAVKLTYAPICATSKTGYGCYFHTTVIEIKGGDDNPTVTDCGHLEDDRGKEAQGEAYLECTPGPVIGRYVTIRKETTNIRSIYLCEMQVIGIPMKKEVGSLKHLHVSPTEGNVALYKPVTGIGLVGDGVNTYPFLVDGDSGTCADSGTLVFDPALQIDLGEDYFVEGVKLVFAPTCAVSISGHGCYYKHTTVHVGNDRHHPDHDECVHLQNIPGESRGEIVLHYSPGQ
- the LOC139151763 gene encoding uncharacterized protein isoform X2 — encoded protein: MNLVGVIVAVGVVLTGSLGASPVIYNVALNKPVKGIHLTGDTLDTYQFLVDGNTQTCADSGTLVVGPAFRIDLGEECLIEAVKLTYAPICATSKTGYGCYFHTTVIEIKGGDDNPTVTDCGHLEDDRGKEAQGEAYLECTPGPVIGRYVTIRKETTNIRSIYLCEMQVIGIPMKKEVGSLKHLHVSPTEGNVALYKPVTGIGLVGDGVNTYPFLVDGDSGTCADSGTLVFDPALQIDLGEDYFVEGVKLVFAPTCAVSISGHGCYYKHTTVHVGNDRHHPDHDECVHLQNIPGESRGEIVLHYSPGQ